The Natator depressus isolate rNatDep1 chromosome 19, rNatDep2.hap1, whole genome shotgun sequence DNA segment TTAATAATGAGGCAATTATGACTGGTGTAATATCACCCTATGCTCCCTCACTCTACCGGTCACCTCTTGTCttataaagagaaaaggaggacttgtggcaccttagagactaaccaatttatttgagcatgagctttcgtgagctacagctcacttcatcggatgcatactgtggaaattgcagaagacattatatatacagacaccatggtgtctgtgtatataatgtcttctgcaatttccacagtatgcatccgatgaagtgagctgtagctcacgaaagctcatgctcaaataaattggttagtctctaaggtgccacaagtcctccttttctttttgcgaatacagactaacacggctgttactctgaatcttgtcttatacttgattgcaaactctttgagaCAAGGACTCTTTGGTATGTGTGATCACAGTGTTCTGCATAATAAGGCCCTAATCCCTGATTGGAGTTTATAGGGCctaccataacacaaataataataaatgctatAAGTGATCTAACTATAACAGAGAACAGGCCAGTGAAGCAATGTTAGGTTATTTCTGACTCAGGAAAGTTTAAGACGATATTTAACAGTGCAAAATAGAATATTAACAGGCTAACAACTTTCTGCAACCATACTGAAATCCACTTTCTGATCACACAAAATCCCAAGTAATCCCAGCTACTGACCTGAGGAACCCATTTGGGAGACACAAAACTGGTAGCCTCTATGACTGGAAGTCCTGTTTCAGACAGCATATTAATTAAGCTGATTTTCACCTGTGTAGGGACAATATTCTacagggaggaaagagaaacatCCCTAGATTAAAGTTACTTTACAACAAATCTTGTTAATACAGCAAAAGATTGTACATCTGTTGAAAAACTCCTTTTTCAGAAGAAACTAAAAGTGATAATACAGATCTACTTTATTAAAGGACTTGTTCTATTATAATAGgatctttaagaaaaatgtgATGCTTTATTCTACGAGTTTCTAAGCAAAGTACTATTCAGAATTTAGAGAAGATTTTTCAACAATCCCCCGTCAGTTTCACTCCACTGCTAGCACATCCAAAGCGGAATACTTGTGCCATGGTCCCATGGAACATCCTCAGAAGTAGAAGCCAGTCACACAGATAATTAAGGGGCCAATCCTGCAGACTGCtcttaattcccactgaagcaaaGGCACTGTCTGCACAGCCACAGCAACTGAATTTACTTATGGCTGTTAACAGCTATGGCTGAAAGGGGTTATGACCAATTTGGTCTGGCCTGTGTGGGCAGGACCTAAACCACAAGATAAGCAAATTAAGAGGCCCAGGCTTTggcccggggtgggcaaactttttggcctgagggccacatcagggtgtgaaactgtatggcgggccgggtagggaaggctgtgcctccccaaacagcctggcccccgtcccctatccgccccctcacTGCTCCcgtcagaacccctgacccatccaacccccccaccccgctccttgtctcctgactgccccctcccaggacccccccgcccctaaccaccccccccatccaacccccctgctctctgtcccctgactaccctgaccccatccacacccccaccccctgacagtcCCCCCAGGACttccacgcctatccaaccccccaccattccccatcccctgactgcgccccccccagaacccccgacccatccaaccccccctgctccctgtcctgactgcccccccccagtaCCCCcggccccttatccaacccccccgctccccacccccttaccatgctgctcagagcagcaggagctcgcagccccaccggaGCCACCCCGCTGCTgggcaggagcggcgggccagagtgCGGGCAGCATGGCACACtgagggtgcgggggaggggctgggggctagacTCCCTGGCCcagagctcaagggccaggctggatgtggcctgcgagccgtactttgcccacctctgttttagCCCTTGCCTAGCTAGGCTGCAATGAAGTTGCGATGAGTTCAGCTACAACTGAGTTCACAGCCGCTATTAAGTGCAGTTGTGACGCATGCAGGGCCTCCCTTCATTTTGTGCACTGCAGTAGACTCTGGTTGAAGTGCTGAAAAGAAGCCTCACTTCCCCCTTAATAGGGGATATATCACAGCTATGTCATCACACCATGAACTGGAGCTCTCCAGCATCAGCTACAAAACATGGCTCTTTCCCAACAAGCTAACAATGGAATTTTTGCTATACCATACCTCTCACTCTTGCTGCCTAGACTGTACAGACTTTACCCTTCACACACTGTTCAGCgcggacagatttttttttttaaacaggtaaaCAAAGCAACTGACTTAAGACAGAACGTAACAGCCCTGGGCTTAGCAGCCTTGCATATGTCCTCAGTAGTTTTATTTGTGTTCTCTCTCAGGAATTTAATTACACTAGCTATTAGACCCTAATATTGCAGAGTTGTAAGCAAAGCTTAAGTTTACATACATGGGCAgacccattgagttcaatggtgTTACTGAGCTGCATAAAgtcatgcatgtgcttaactcttTGCAGGACCAGGGTAATAGCAAACTACCCTCTGGCAGCAGACATGAAAATCTGTTTTGAATACAAGAGGGAATTCTTGTTCAACAtaatttgtaatacaaataaaagacAAGCTCACCTGTGAGTTAATTATATCACCCTCTCATTATATACATAGGGGAGGTATAACAGAAGTTAGATTAGGCTGAATGCCTCAAGAAACAAGGGCAAATGGActcattaacaaaaagaaaagggagtactggtgacaccttagagactaacaaatttatttgagcataagctttcatgagctacagctcacttcatgctcaaataaatttgttagtctctaaggtgccacaagtcctccttttctttttgcaaacacagactaacacagctgctactctgaaacctgtcataaacaAAACACATTTGGCAATTTATATGGCAATAAATGTATTGGAAGTTGAAGAAAAAAGTAACAGGATTTTGGGGAGGAGATTGTGAGCTACAAATATATTCTGACTGGGAGAATCAAATAACGCAGGGCAGTGTTGAAACAACAGACTCACAATGTTCAAATGTTAAATCAACAAGTTATTACAACACCCTCGGTCATAAGCGGAGCACAGAGAGCAGAGTCCCTTACTTTTTCATTCTGCAGTCCATCTCTTGGGCCAACTTCAACTATTTTCACTTGTTTGGGAAGGGAGCCAGCTGCCGTAGAGCTGATCTACACaaaagacagagagagcaggAAAAAAAGACCCTTTAAAACCACACAGGGCAACaatttttcatgttgttttttttttttaacattaactgTGTCTATGATTGTTTCACATACTAGGAAACATAGAAAagggcattcaaaaatcatgagtcaatcCCCAAAAGCatgagtttttaaataaaaataataaatgtgggtGTTCTTTGTATTTACCTTCTGCTTTCTGAGCCTTTGAGGGCAATCTGGGTCACATTtgcaggcttttctctgcaaccacgagagccaaaaactttttttgttttgttttgttttgttttaaagaatagCAGAGAGACTCACAAGTGAATCCAGGAACCAGAGCTTAGCGCCAACTATCAGGACTCCCCTGATGAAATCAGAAGAGCTGGCAACACTTAACCAATTAGCCAGCACGGCCCTTTGAAGACCGACTATTTATACAGCAGTCTCTCCTTAAAGGGGTCCGGAAGAGCTGAAAGGACCAGGCGGTCCGCCCATAACTAAACACCTGCTCCGTGACCCCAGTGGCCAGGCCGTGAGGGCAGCCCCACGACGTAAATCTGGGACTGGTTCAGTCAGGCCAGGTCCGCGCCGTGAGCTTCGGGCAGCCGAGCTCCTTCGCCCAGGGCTGCGAGCCCGCGCCTGCCCTGGGCGCGGCAGCCAGGCTAACGCCCGGCGCGGAGGCAGCGGGGTCCAGGGAGGGCCTCCGCTGCCCACCGCCTCTCAGAGAGGAGGATTAACTGCCCCCGCAGGGCCACAGGGTGGTCGTGGCCCCCGTAGTGTAGACGGGCCCCGAGCTCTCCGGAGAAGCCGGACGGCGGCGTTGCTATTGGAGCAGCAGAAGGGGGGGGGCTCCCTGAAGTAGATGCGAGGGCCCGGGGCAGCGGGGAGTCACTCACCGGGCGGAGCGAGGCCGCCAACCACGGAAGCGCCCGCTTGGCCGCCACCATCTTGGAACGCTCACGTGACAGACGCCCCCTTGTCATGTGACCTCTCCCCCCCGGGCCGCCCGCTGCTGAGCACGTGACCCGAGCCCCGCAAGCTCGCCAGGGCCCACTCCGCCGCTTGCTCCGCCAGCGACCGTCAGCTCCGCGCTAGCGGGTCTCAGGAGCCGGCCGGGGCAGAGTTAGCCCCAGGCTCGGCACCTGCCCCCGGCCCCGTTCCGAGCCAGCGTCCCATGGCTCTGGACCGGAGCTCCCCGCGGCCCTTTCCCCAGGGGCGGGGACTTCAGCCTTGAGGCTTGCAGGAGATGCGGCTGAAGCcccttagagtctaaccaatttatttgagcataagccttcgtgagctacagctcactgcatcggatgcatatggCGGATGCTCCATGTGAGcggaagctcacgaaagcttatgctcaaataaattggttagtctctaaggggccataagtcctccttttcttttcgggGATACaaactaacagggctgttactctgaaacctatcatggTGATAGGCTCTCAGATgtgaaggactggaaggggcctggccccatcagactcctgaaaggggtgcagttcTCTGGAAAGCTTGAGAGCCATTGCTCTAAGCCATTTTTACATAGAGTCTGCTATCTTCTGCTTTGCAGCACACTGTTGTTGGGTTGCTGTACAACACTTTGAACAGGGACACTTGTGTCTATAAGCACTTTCCTCCCCGCATGCTCTAGTAAATTGCAGACTCATAGAACAGAGTTTCATAATTTTAACCTGGATGTGCTATGAAATCCTTCTTTTACAAACTTATCAAATGTAAGTACTGAGAGGGGCTTTTTTGTTTAACAAAACTGAAGAGTTATATTGATTTTAAGTCAGACCAACAGTACCTCTGCAAAGACTTACAAGAACAGATTACCATCTGCCTACAGCTCTTTCCACAAATGTAACTACACCCATATCTTAAGGACAAGAATTTAAATTCAGTTGAATTTATATGAATGTTAGAGAGAGCTCAGATTCATTCTTTAAATTCATTACATCTAATCTCCTTCAAACATTAATATAAATCCACTTATTTtacattataaatatttgtaatcacaCCTAATTCAGCTTTAATTCACATGAAATGAATGCAGCAGTGTTttaatagaattttattttttaaatttacatatgAAAATACACTGCACATAATCTGAAAAAGTGCTTAATTCCAATTAGACTTTAAATGGCATAATGGATTCACCCTAAACAGGATGTTTAATAATTTCACACACCAGAAAATAAAGTTAGGCTACTGCATTTTGATTAGAGTTAAAGACTAGTTTCAAGAAGCAGATTATGCCATTTAAGTGACATGAATATTCAAATCAGTCAGTATAAAAGATTCCGTTTCAGAGCTCCTGAGCTGATAGCTGTTAAAACATAGGTGCAGTGGACAGCTTCAGTGGAGACCTGCTCCTGTCCTGAAGCAGTGGATGTTTTTTCCTGCTTTGTTTTGCTTAGTTTGATGGTGCAGACTTACACACCAGTACAAGGCATGTTCCTTGATcataaacaaacatgaaaataGTTCCATCCCTCCATATAGTCTGGTTAACAGCTATATCTTGAACATTTTGATAATTAAAAATGTGAACTCTCTCCTTTAGCAGGTAAGCACCCTCTTGGCAGGGTGACCATCGCTCGTTTTGTCAATCTTAAGCATTTGTAAGgtacccatcactgtagtaactgAGCGCCATTTATTCACATTCTGTGTTTGCGGGTTGCAGATCCTAATTCAACCAACTTTGTAGCTGTCCCACACTAATTTTGTTCACACTCCCACCCACCTTATGTGACTGTCATGCCTATTAGGCTGCAGTGCCATGGTTAAAGGTGGCAAAGTGATAACATCTGCCAAGAAGCCCAGCTAAGGATCTCTCATCGCAGTAGTCTGACCACACTCCGAGGTCAAAATCCAGCAACAGAACATTACTATTGCTGGACATGTCTCTCGGACAGATGAAACGTTGCGTATAGATCAGGCCTTCGTTCCCACCCAAGATGCACTGACCTAGCTGTTTTCTTGGCCAGAGTGGCTCAAAGCTATTCTCTGAGATGAGCAAGAAAAACAATTTATTAAGATTCCTTCACCTTCAAAAAAATATCAGATCAAAGCAAAAAAGCGATCTAGTTCCTTGCTTTTCTTTAAAGTAACTATCACGCCACACCTTCTAGCTTGAGAGTCCAGCAACACGGCACTGGGAGAGCAGATGGAGGTACATAGGGCAAAGTGATCATCAACCCTTTATATAGGGCCTTCTCCCACTTCAGTGTCTCAGAGAACCCCAACATAGTCACCTgaagaaagagggaaagaacaaTATTCATCTGTTGCTTCATGCACATACTTCCTGTTTAAATACATCTCAGTCAGCAAGTTCAATGTATTTGCAGACACTCAAGCGGTTGAGCTAGCCCCCAACTACTTTCCATCCCGCCAGAGTTTACTGAGCTGCAGAGTACTGTACACGGCACATTTGTGGCCCAGCATCTGCCTATGGTTCTTCACTGGGGAGAAGTTTCTTATGGCAGTTTGGAGATGACACAGCCCCCTCCCTGTGCCATTTGCAGTGAGTAGTTTAATAGGGTTTTTCTAGTTTGTGTTGCCCTGTCGGAGTGGTCCTACTGCTTTTTGGGAGTCTTGGCTCATTTCACAGCAAATCAAGTCAATAGAAGCTGGCAACTCTGTGGAAGAAATGCCCCTGGCGGTACTATGTCAGGTTAACAAGCAGTGCTGACAAGTCCTATCCAGCGTTTCTTAGAGAATAATGGTGGCTTAAAGCAAGGTGAACACACAGAAAGAGGGATCGCAATTCCTTTAAGACCCAAGACTAGAAGTAAGGGAAGACAACTTTATATATACTTTCACCAGATATTTAATGGAACCCAGGCTGGGCCATCTCAGCCTTTAGGTACCGAGATGGACTCATGAGATTAATTATCTACTCTTCAGATTCCTTACTTGTGTGCTTGAAGATGGAATAGGTGAAGACAGCTTCAACACACCACTCTCTGGCCAGGTCAGAAAGATGGCATAGACAGTTGATCCTTTAGAAGTGTACCTGAGGGAATATAAGATGGTGTACAGAGGTGTGCAGACCACCAAAAAATACAGAGGGAGACACAAGCATCTGGCTTTGTCAGAAGTAAAGCAAAAAGTGCATGCCTCCCCCCCATTAATCAGTCTAGTCATATTGGGAAAGCCAGCCGCATAGGGGTCACCTGCTTTCCTTGCATACCTCAATACTTTGGAGCCACCATTTatccagtcagcagggactgaGGAAAGCTAAACAAAGTCCACATACGCTCCCTAAAAACAAAAGGTCACCTTGCAACATAGCCTTGCTTTAAGCTGCTGTGGTCACTAGTGTAGATTAAGCTCTTGTGAAGCTTCATGTTGGTCATTTCATTATTCTCTTTAAAAAGAGTTTAGGTTTGTCGTGTTCTGGTCTCCTTACACACTTACTATACACCTCTTCCTCTGAGGAAATGCAGTTGCTGGGTAACAGCGCACAGATCCATTACACAAGAATCTGGGAAGTAAATACCACCATAATAAGCCAACCACAGGAGTTTAGGGAGACAAAATGCAGTCATGCAACTAAGAATTTTAGCCAAGACCATGGGGTTAAACACTCCTACTCAGGAGAAGCACCATGGAATCTTTAGTGttttacttttgatttttttaaatttttttttaaaaagcatggaACAGTCCAATACTCAGAGAGTAGAGGGCCACTTGTGAATCAATGTCTTTCTagtgtttatttttctttggaGCTCTGAGTAGCGAACTCAACCCTTCTTTGCTCATGAGACCACAGCCTGAGATGGGTGGCTGTTTCAGAGTGGTCTTGTGTAAAGTAATCCTTACCATGCATCAGTTGTGGTGTTCTCCATCTGCACCCGCCACGGCTTAGAAGCATAAATTGCCTCCCCATTAACACGCAGCCATTTTCCAAGGGACAGAAGCCTTTCTTGAAAGATTGGAACAATCACCCCTTCTTTTGTAGGGCCCACATTGAGGAGATAGTTGCCTCCAAAACTCACAGTCTGCACTAGTTCCTGTGACAGACAGGAAAATAATGTGAATCCACTTTACTTTCCCTCTTGACTATGAAAGAAAGAACCTGCATAAAAGCTTTATTCACATCATCCCTGCGACTTTAGCCATCACCCTGTCATACTGTTTTGCCAGATAAGTAGACAACCTCTAATCCCCAGCAATCCCcctatttatattaaaatgttcttACTGAGATAATACTTGATTCATCCATGAGCTCATTGACTTGCATGTTGCTTCGATAGCCCCAAGACTGTTTGTCAATAGACGTGCACATCTCCCACTTGTGCTGTGGCAGGGTGCCCGGCTTGTATTTATCGGCACAGTTATAGTATCCTCCATGATGGCAGGAGCAGTTATTGCACCAACGGTCATTTACCACAACAGTATCCTAGAATGAGGAGAGATAGTTCAGAGGAGAAACCGTTTTGACTTAGACACTCAATCCTTCTGCTGCAGTTTTTCAAAGGAACAAGTTTGTGGGTTTTGTTCTGGGATCTTTGGTAACTAGTCTCCCGATAACGACAAGTACAttaattatttttgattaaaaggtCAAATACTTTAGATGCCCTCAACAATTTATATGCTTCGACTGACCCTAAGGGTTTTTGACTTAGATTGTGCCAGTAGTAGAAGCTGCCTGATTTTCCATATTTATGTAATGGCCAGAAGACATGAAGGAAATGCAGATAGCAGTACCTTGACAGGACTATCATTATAAAGCCAGGCAAGGAAAGAAGTAGAGTTCCAATATGTGTCCGGACCCTCCCAGTCACCATCTGACCAAACCAGATCTGGTTTATACCTAGGAGACAGATGAATGTTACTAGAAAATTTAACATTCCCACTTTTGGCCCAGCCCAAAGAGAAGACTAAACTTCATAAGCAAGAATTAAAAATACTGCCTTGTGACAATTATCTTTGCTTTCACATGCTTGTCCTATTGTATGACATAGCCAGGAAATTTGCCTGGTGGGGGAACAAAAACACACACCCATGAGGGAGATCCTTGCTGCAGCATAGGATGGGAGTATCATTCATACCCAAAGTGGGGGTGTAGCACTAACAAAAGAGGGTAAGTGCAAGTTGTCTCCATGCAGGCATAATGGCCAGTAAATAACATTGAGGAAAAAGTGTTCCCAAGCACAGATAGACAACATGATCCCCTTCTCAGACCACCTCAAATCCCAAACTGCTGCTGTAGGAAGGTGAGATCTGCCTTGTGGTTGAATAGCAAATATTAAAGTGtctcccttcctctgccccacaTCCTTATCCCCCTAACAAATAAAGAAATACAGTAATATTCAGGGGCGCTAAAAGGTTGCAGCTCTTACCTTAAAACAAGATCATAAAGCTCTGGCATAGTTTTTGAAATGACAAAATTCTGTGTCTTGAAGCCATTTTTTTTGTCATCTAAATACAAAGGATT contains these protein-coding regions:
- the FUCA1 gene encoding tissue alpha-L-fucosidase — encoded protein: MASLGEARGLLLLLVAGAAGGHRYSPDWPSLDARPLPAWFDQAKVGVFVHWGVFSVPAYGSEWFWWHWQGERRADYERFVREHYPPNTSYADFASRFTARDFSPRYWAWLFEQAGARYVVLTTKHHEGFTNWGSPVSWNWNSVDTGPHQDLVGELGQALRERNIRYGLYHSLLEWFNPLYLDDKKNGFKTQNFVISKTMPELYDLVLRYKPDLVWSDGDWEGPDTYWNSTSFLAWLYNDSPVKDTVVVNDRWCNNCSCHHGGYYNCADKYKPGTLPQHKWEMCTSIDKQSWGYRSNMQVNELMDESSIISELVQTVSFGGNYLLNVGPTKEGVIVPIFQERLLSLGKWLRVNGEAIYASKPWRVQMENTTTDAWYTSKGSTVYAIFLTWPESGVLKLSSPIPSSSTQVTMLGFSETLKWEKALYKGLMITLPYVPPSALPVPCCWTLKLEGVA